Proteins encoded together in one Chitinophaga sp. LS1 window:
- a CDS encoding DUF5977 domain-containing protein, with the protein MILEVAARGKKTFAAVMLALLYIETVLPMNALAAVRSGFPVRAIVPVPDKANKKLMPVVVNNGPHHPAIIQTNSKVLQPQAEGMQPRSAGLHPKPEDIGGPGQPETQAFTSVNGDNLVDLFSGDFSYKVPLMDVGGYPIALGYNSGISMDQEPSWVGLGWNVNPGTITRNMRGLPDEFNGADSVRKVQYMKETESWGVNLGAGYELFGTPSDQARSASDASSIGTLDFGIAFTYNNYRGYGIESSISPGLNAGSKTFPGLSGGLSLTNSSTDGLTSGVSLFYQQGVKEASQTNTGAAATASVSGSYNTRAGLKDLQFSVGDRLYRTTGKNNPTKGTSGAFQSSISFARQAYTPQITFPYTSTAFSFTAKVGSVAISYHPYIRAAYNHAKQEIAGADTALILPAFGYLNYQNANGKPSSLLDYNIEKEMPYREKPAIPTIGIPAYTYDVFAISGEGTGGMFRAYRGDIGYVYDHQMKTKDGSISGSIDLGFGQTFHWGADFNLTRATSENGPWTALNAMAAVAPFKNSNGLYEASYFRNPGETTVNDKSWQNALGGDDVVVTRLYQSSKSDPDIYAKNLLDKYRNDSLKETVTVTSRTSSRAVRDKRTQVISYLTAEEASTAGLSKYIDNYGENKFPLQSCDMTYPSDLDSQGLRGDYYSGQGFERFLFSKTDKIVNYGSTIEFQASEPTGAPKVNTNFSVRWTGRLKTDVTGRYVFSTRTDDGIRLYLNDSLIIKNWTGKPADYEDTAVVNLVAGENYKLVMEYFQKKEKAIAKLQWRFAGQATQAIPTPNLYLESTKTAFPTSDGAIVREKRVNTFRKKNHISEIDVLNADGRRYIYGVPVYNFLQKDVTFSVDANKGDKASGLVGYVPDVDNAVGNQNGNDNYFSKEEMPAYPHSFLLSAILSADYVDLTGDGITPDDPGDAIRFNYTKIADKNKPEKWRIPYNNKANYNQGLQTDNRDDKGSYLYGEKELWYLNSIESKNMMAIFWVSNREDLPGMDENGNAQAVGQHKRLDSIKLYSKSDYLSYGNNALAIKTVHFRYSYSLCKGVNPNNANGKLTLDSLWFTYNGNQRKDKNAYVFKYNSNNPAYQTNYYDRWGNYKNPSQNPGALNNAEYPYALQDSTQAATNAAAWTLDQIRLPSGATMKVDYESDDYAFVQNRRAAQLFRIAGFSAGIPSSQSSLKNELYSLTNEPTYVGINVPKPVSSNQELYSRYLEGMDTLFFKVFVKMPTDKFGSGSEYVNCYATIEPGNYGYYNNGFSIWLKLQTVNKAGEVVSGGYNPVAKAAMQFLRLNLPSKAYPGSQTGDNLTPLDGAKMLLSQVTNLTEILTGFDTDARIKGWAKSFDTSRSFIRLANPYLKKYGGGLRVKRVSIFDNWNAMTKQKEAVYGQEYIYTTTRSVRGVGDSVTISSGVASWEPTIGSEENPWRLPIQYKEQAAVLAPVSSGYVERPLGESFFPAPSIGYSKVRVRSINTKNKRSANGYAETRFYTSYDFPTLTDKTPIGDNKKRFKPALANLLKIDAKHYMGVSQGFKVELNDMNGKIKSQAVYGEADPDHEISYTENYYHVDDQSATFKHLNNTVKVINDTGFIDASASVGKDVELMMSMRQQRSVTNAYNLNINSDGWLVGSFFAIIPSLLNIAQREETIFRVLGTTKIVNRHGLLDSVVVKDKGSRVVSRNLVYDGETGDVVLTSSQNEFNDPIYHFSVPAGWAYDGMSGAYKNIGATADNVTIREGKIVSGLPDTTIVKYFAAGDEILVYTRQKTGGTDCDPEIATWPALSRLYAVDANAISGGTPDLYFVTKDGAPFTGNKVTMKVTRSGRRNIAAVAGEMTMLNNPIVGDTALVINANSGVLNATATEFSQFWKVADKKKKDSVTSCITQSYALYSKDSCGVHVYGNDSTGAWYKAQCATDRVSNYVYYHIDRDMYSSTVSQQAANDSAKKALDSLGPVYASRFSPCLYPNKAISRNYVRNNCPSGTVPDTTTYTVAYDTYRETTQAQADADAAADTAANGQAYANAHGNCLTCNFFVNKKPDSEDMPSFQMIAKNNQTGVSYTLGGGEQVTQFPICKAIPEGSYTVYMSAMEKCYAFTKDSVQHTLTSGTTDSSFTTTAPINIAVSRNGRIYNDAFTLYASKQGCDSGYVGSTVSKQIAANLAYSYVSQSDAQDKAGASSLSALQATANAQGVCLDATHLVVRVPTGKNSTAIEITYSTEGGTATTKQLFTKSDAQYSVSLSPAMWTITLKTQGTDQTATVSINGGTAETFTYTKTWHVNGPPLTIDVWKQ; encoded by the coding sequence ATGATTCTGGAAGTAGCTGCAAGGGGGAAAAAGACATTTGCTGCAGTCATGCTGGCCCTGCTGTACATTGAGACAGTACTGCCAATGAACGCACTGGCGGCGGTGAGAAGTGGGTTCCCTGTCAGAGCCATTGTCCCTGTTCCCGACAAGGCAAATAAGAAGTTAATGCCGGTGGTCGTAAATAATGGCCCACACCACCCGGCGATCATTCAGACAAATTCAAAAGTCCTTCAACCGCAGGCAGAAGGTATGCAACCACGTTCAGCAGGTTTGCATCCTAAACCCGAAGATATCGGCGGTCCCGGACAACCTGAAACCCAGGCATTCACCTCTGTGAATGGAGACAATTTAGTAGATCTCTTTTCCGGCGATTTCTCCTACAAGGTTCCTTTGATGGATGTAGGCGGTTACCCGATAGCACTGGGATATAACAGTGGCATCTCCATGGACCAGGAACCAAGTTGGGTAGGATTGGGCTGGAACGTCAATCCAGGTACTATCACACGTAACATGCGTGGATTACCGGATGAATTTAACGGTGCCGATAGTGTCCGAAAAGTACAATATATGAAGGAAACAGAATCCTGGGGTGTAAACCTGGGAGCAGGGTATGAATTATTTGGAACACCTAGTGATCAAGCCAGGTCAGCCAGTGACGCTTCATCTATTGGAACTTTGGATTTCGGCATAGCCTTTACTTATAACAACTATAGAGGATATGGAATAGAATCTTCTATCTCCCCCGGATTGAACGCTGGTTCAAAGACATTCCCCGGACTGTCAGGTGGATTATCCCTGACGAATAGCTCTACAGATGGTCTTACATCAGGGGTATCTCTGTTCTATCAGCAAGGTGTAAAAGAGGCAAGCCAAACGAATACCGGTGCTGCTGCGACTGCCTCCGTATCTGGTTCTTATAATACCCGTGCAGGGTTAAAAGACCTGCAATTTTCCGTAGGAGACAGATTATACCGCACAACCGGTAAAAACAATCCTACTAAAGGTACCAGTGGCGCTTTTCAGTCAAGTATATCTTTTGCCCGTCAGGCATACACCCCACAAATTACTTTCCCTTATACAAGTACTGCCTTTAGTTTTACCGCAAAGGTGGGTTCTGTAGCAATATCATATCACCCATATATCCGTGCAGCCTATAACCATGCAAAGCAGGAAATTGCAGGTGCAGATACTGCACTCATATTGCCTGCATTCGGTTACCTGAACTATCAGAATGCTAATGGTAAACCCAGTTCACTCCTGGATTATAACATCGAAAAGGAAATGCCTTATCGTGAAAAGCCTGCAATTCCGACCATTGGTATTCCAGCTTACACATATGATGTATTTGCTATTTCCGGGGAAGGCACGGGTGGAATGTTCCGCGCATATAGAGGTGATATCGGTTATGTGTATGATCACCAGATGAAAACAAAGGATGGGTCTATCAGTGGTAGCATCGATCTTGGTTTTGGACAAACATTCCACTGGGGAGCCGATTTTAACCTGACACGTGCCACCTCTGAAAATGGTCCATGGACGGCGTTGAATGCCATGGCAGCCGTTGCCCCATTTAAAAATTCAAACGGATTATACGAAGCTTCTTATTTCAGAAACCCCGGTGAAACTACAGTAAACGATAAGAGCTGGCAGAATGCATTGGGTGGGGATGATGTAGTAGTGACCAGATTATACCAATCCAGCAAAAGTGATCCTGATATCTACGCAAAAAATTTGCTTGATAAATACAGGAACGATTCTCTGAAAGAAACAGTTACTGTAACCAGCCGTACTTCCAGTAGAGCAGTACGTGATAAACGTACACAGGTTATTTCTTACCTGACAGCCGAAGAAGCCAGTACTGCAGGATTATCTAAATATATTGATAACTACGGTGAAAACAAGTTCCCGCTGCAGAGTTGCGATATGACCTATCCTTCTGATCTTGATTCACAGGGATTGAGAGGAGACTACTACAGCGGACAAGGTTTCGAAAGGTTTTTATTCTCTAAAACTGATAAGATTGTCAACTATGGTTCAACCATCGAGTTTCAGGCGTCTGAACCTACAGGAGCACCTAAAGTAAATACTAATTTCTCTGTTCGTTGGACCGGCAGATTGAAAACAGATGTCACAGGTAGATATGTGTTTTCCACCAGAACTGATGATGGGATTCGCTTATACCTCAATGACTCTCTTATAATTAAGAACTGGACAGGTAAACCTGCTGACTATGAAGATACCGCCGTCGTAAACCTGGTAGCAGGGGAAAACTACAAGTTAGTAATGGAATATTTCCAGAAGAAGGAGAAAGCAATCGCCAAATTGCAATGGAGATTTGCTGGCCAGGCTACACAGGCTATTCCAACGCCGAATTTATATCTGGAATCGACGAAGACTGCTTTCCCTACCAGTGATGGTGCCATAGTAAGAGAAAAACGTGTAAATACTTTCCGCAAGAAAAATCATATCTCCGAAATAGATGTGTTAAATGCAGATGGCCGCCGTTATATATATGGTGTACCTGTATACAATTTCCTGCAAAAGGACGTCACTTTCTCTGTAGATGCGAACAAAGGTGATAAGGCATCTGGTTTGGTAGGTTATGTACCTGATGTAGATAATGCAGTCGGCAATCAGAATGGTAATGATAATTACTTCAGTAAGGAAGAAATGCCTGCTTATCCGCATAGCTTCCTGTTGTCAGCGATCCTGTCTGCCGATTATGTAGACCTTACAGGTGATGGCATTACGCCTGATGACCCGGGAGATGCCATTCGCTTTAACTATACAAAAATAGCCGATAAGAATAAACCTGAAAAATGGCGTATACCTTATAATAATAAAGCAAATTATAACCAGGGTTTACAAACAGATAACAGGGATGATAAGGGTAGCTATTTATATGGTGAGAAAGAATTGTGGTATCTCAACTCAATTGAGTCCAAGAATATGATGGCTATTTTTTGGGTGTCTAATCGCGAAGACCTGCCGGGTATGGATGAGAATGGAAATGCGCAGGCAGTTGGTCAGCATAAGAGATTAGATTCTATCAAGTTGTATTCTAAATCAGATTACCTGAGCTATGGCAACAATGCTTTAGCTATCAAAACGGTACACTTCAGGTATAGTTATTCCCTTTGTAAAGGCGTGAACCCCAATAATGCCAATGGGAAACTAACACTTGATAGTTTATGGTTTACCTACAATGGTAATCAACGAAAGGATAAAAATGCTTATGTATTTAAGTATAATTCCAATAATCCGGCTTATCAGACAAACTATTACGATCGCTGGGGGAACTATAAAAATCCTTCCCAGAATCCCGGGGCACTCAATAATGCAGAATATCCGTATGCACTGCAGGACAGTACGCAGGCTGCTACCAATGCTGCTGCGTGGACACTGGATCAGATCAGGCTTCCTTCTGGTGCAACAATGAAAGTTGATTACGAAAGTGACGATTATGCATTTGTTCAGAACAGGCGTGCCGCCCAGTTATTCCGAATTGCAGGTTTCAGTGCTGGTATACCAAGCTCCCAGAGCAGTCTGAAAAATGAATTGTATAGTCTTACCAATGAACCTACATATGTAGGTATCAACGTTCCCAAACCAGTGAGCAGTAATCAGGAACTATACAGCCGCTACCTGGAAGGAATGGATACATTGTTCTTTAAGGTATTCGTAAAAATGCCTACCGATAAATTTGGTAGTGGAAGTGAATACGTAAACTGTTATGCCACGATAGAGCCAGGTAATTATGGCTATTATAATAATGGGTTCTCTATTTGGTTGAAGCTACAAACAGTCAACAAAGCAGGGGAAGTAGTATCTGGTGGTTATAATCCGGTAGCAAAAGCCGCTATGCAGTTCCTTCGTCTGAATCTCCCATCCAAAGCATATCCTGGCTCTCAGACAGGTGATAACCTGACACCATTGGATGGTGCTAAAATGTTACTATCACAGGTGACTAATCTCACAGAGATACTCACCGGTTTTGATACAGATGCAAGAATAAAAGGTTGGGCGAAATCTTTTGATACTTCCAGATCCTTTATTCGCCTGGCTAACCCGTATCTGAAGAAGTATGGTGGTGGCCTGCGTGTAAAGCGAGTCTCCATCTTTGACAACTGGAATGCGATGACCAAACAAAAAGAGGCGGTGTATGGACAGGAATATATCTATACAACTACCCGGTCTGTCAGGGGAGTTGGCGATTCAGTGACTATCAGTAGTGGTGTAGCTTCCTGGGAGCCTACAATTGGAAGTGAGGAAAACCCATGGCGCTTACCTATTCAATACAAGGAACAGGCGGCAGTATTAGCGCCTGTGAGCAGTGGATATGTAGAAAGACCACTGGGCGAATCTTTTTTCCCTGCGCCTTCTATAGGTTATAGTAAAGTAAGAGTACGGTCTATCAATACGAAGAATAAGCGTTCAGCTAATGGATATGCGGAAACCCGTTTCTATACCAGTTACGATTTTCCTACCCTCACAGATAAAACGCCAATAGGAGATAATAAGAAGAGGTTTAAACCGGCATTGGCCAACTTATTGAAAATTGATGCCAAGCACTATATGGGTGTCAGTCAGGGTTTCAAAGTTGAGTTGAATGACATGAATGGTAAGATAAAGTCTCAGGCAGTGTATGGTGAAGCAGACCCTGATCACGAAATTTCATACACTGAGAATTATTATCATGTAGATGATCAGTCAGCAACTTTCAAGCATTTAAATAATACCGTGAAAGTCATCAATGATACAGGTTTTATTGATGCTTCTGCATCTGTAGGTAAAGATGTTGAGCTGATGATGAGTATGCGTCAGCAACGTTCAGTTACCAATGCATACAATTTGAATATTAACTCCGACGGCTGGTTGGTAGGATCTTTCTTTGCTATAATACCGAGCTTACTCAATATCGCTCAGCGGGAAGAAACCATCTTCCGTGTACTCGGTACCACAAAAATTGTGAACCGGCATGGTCTGCTGGATAGTGTGGTTGTAAAAGACAAGGGAAGCCGGGTCGTAAGCCGCAATCTTGTTTATGATGGAGAAACGGGTGATGTGGTATTGACAAGTTCACAAAATGAATTTAACGATCCGATATATCATTTTTCAGTTCCTGCGGGTTGGGCGTATGATGGTATGAGTGGCGCCTATAAGAACATTGGAGCTACCGCCGATAACGTAACTATCCGGGAGGGCAAAATCGTATCGGGGTTACCTGATACAACTATTGTCAAATATTTTGCAGCAGGTGATGAGATCCTGGTGTATACCCGTCAAAAGACAGGTGGTACGGATTGTGATCCGGAAATCGCAACATGGCCGGCTTTAAGCAGACTCTATGCTGTTGATGCAAATGCGATAAGTGGTGGTACTCCGGATCTTTACTTTGTAACGAAGGATGGAGCACCATTTACCGGCAATAAAGTAACGATGAAAGTGACCCGTTCCGGCAGAAGGAATATCGCTGCAGTAGCAGGAGAAATGACGATGCTGAATAATCCAATCGTTGGTGATACTGCATTGGTCATTAATGCTAACTCTGGTGTATTAAATGCAACTGCTACGGAATTCAGTCAGTTCTGGAAAGTGGCAGATAAAAAGAAAAAGGACTCAGTTACAAGTTGTATAACGCAATCTTATGCATTGTATAGTAAGGATTCCTGTGGCGTACATGTATACGGAAATGATAGTACCGGCGCCTGGTACAAGGCACAGTGTGCCACTGATAGGGTGTCCAATTATGTTTACTATCATATCGATCGTGACATGTATTCCTCTACCGTAAGTCAGCAGGCTGCAAATGATTCTGCAAAGAAAGCACTGGATTCACTTGGCCCTGTGTATGCTTCCCGGTTTAGTCCATGTTTATACCCGAATAAAGCGATTAGCAGAAACTATGTGAGGAATAATTGTCCTTCAGGTACTGTTCCTGATACCACCACATATACAGTTGCGTATGATACCTATCGTGAAACTACCCAGGCACAGGCTGATGCAGATGCAGCAGCAGATACAGCCGCGAATGGGCAGGCTTATGCAAATGCACATGGAAACTGCCTGACTTGTAACTTCTTTGTAAATAAGAAGCCGGATTCTGAGGATATGCCATCATTCCAGATGATTGCTAAAAACAATCAAACAGGTGTGTCTTATACTTTAGGAGGTGGTGAACAGGTGACACAGTTCCCAATATGTAAGGCAATTCCTGAGGGATCTTACACCGTGTATATGTCTGCCATGGAGAAATGTTATGCGTTTACGAAGGATTCTGTACAACATACACTTACCAGTGGTACTACCGATTCATCATTTACGACTACGGCGCCAATAAATATAGCAGTGTCAAGGAATGGACGGATATATAATGATGCATTTACGCTTTATGCCTCCAAACAGGGATGTGATTCTGGCTATGTAGGATCAACAGTTTCAAAACAGATAGCTGCAAATCTGGCTTATTCTTATGTGTCTCAGTCAGATGCACAGGATAAAGCAGGTGCCAGTTCTTTGAGCGCTTTGCAAGCCACAGCGAATGCACAGGGTGTCTGTCTGGATGCAACGCATCTGGTCGTTCGTGTGCCGACCGGTAAAAATTCTACAGCAATAGAGATTACCTACTCAACTGAAGGGGGCACGGCAACAACGAAACAGTTATTCACTAAATCAGATGCCCAATACAGCGTAAGCCTTAGTCCGGCGATGTGGACCATTACTTTAAAAACTCAGGGTACAGATCAAACTGCAACTGTTTCAATCAATGGAGGAACAGCTGAAACATTTACCTATACAAAAACATGGCATGTCAACGGCCCACCGCTCACCATTGACGTCTGGAAACAGTAA